One genomic window of Pseudomonas sp. LFM046 includes the following:
- the tpiA gene encoding triose-phosphate isomerase, whose protein sequence is MRRPLVAGNWKMHGTRASVAELIKGLRQLVLPAGVEVAVMPPALYIDQAIQGLVGNSIAVGAQDCAVEPVQGALTGEIAASQLADVGCSLVLVGHSERRLILGESDEVVSRKFAAAQSCGLVPVLCIGETLEQREAGKTLDVVGRQLASVIEELGVGAFAQAVIAYEPVWAIGTGLTASPQQAQEVHAAIRSQLSAESAEVASGVRILYGGSVKAASAADLFGMPDIDGGLIGGASLNADEFGAICRAAGS, encoded by the coding sequence ATGCGCCGACCTCTGGTAGCCGGTAACTGGAAAATGCACGGTACCCGCGCCAGTGTCGCAGAGCTGATCAAAGGCTTGCGCCAATTGGTCCTGCCTGCTGGTGTCGAAGTCGCGGTCATGCCGCCCGCTCTGTACATCGATCAGGCCATTCAAGGTCTGGTGGGCAATTCGATTGCCGTAGGTGCGCAGGATTGTGCGGTGGAGCCGGTGCAGGGAGCCCTCACCGGAGAGATCGCGGCAAGCCAGCTGGCGGACGTGGGTTGCAGTCTGGTCCTGGTTGGTCATTCGGAGCGTCGTCTGATTCTGGGCGAAAGTGACGAAGTGGTGAGTCGCAAATTTGCTGCTGCTCAATCCTGTGGTCTGGTGCCGGTGCTTTGCATTGGTGAGACCCTGGAGCAGCGCGAGGCTGGCAAAACGCTCGATGTGGTTGGGCGTCAGCTGGCAAGTGTGATCGAAGAGCTTGGTGTGGGCGCGTTTGCGCAAGCGGTAATTGCTTATGAGCCGGTTTGGGCAATAGGCACGGGGCTGACGGCCTCGCCGCAGCAGGCTCAGGAAGTTCACGCAGCTATCCGCTCGCAGCTGTCGGCCGAAAGCGCCGAAGTGGCAAGTGGTGTACGGATTCTGTACGGCGGCAGCGTTAAGGCGGCCAGCGCGGCTGACTTGTTCGGCATGCCGGATATCGATGGGGGGCTCATTGGTGGTGCCTCCCTGAATGCGGATGAATTCGGTGCGATCTGTCGCGCCGCAGGAAGCTGA
- the secG gene encoding preprotein translocase subunit SecG, whose amino-acid sequence MLETVVIVVHLLGALGVVGLVLVQQGKGADAGASFGAGASATVFGSQGSATFLSRFTAILAAVFFITSLGLAFFAKEKAEALSKVGLPDPAALEVQPAKPAADDVPVLEEQKPATQSGDVPQAPEQK is encoded by the coding sequence ATGCTGGAAACAGTCGTAATTGTGGTGCACCTGCTGGGGGCTCTGGGCGTTGTTGGTCTGGTGCTGGTGCAGCAGGGTAAAGGTGCGGATGCTGGCGCCTCGTTCGGTGCCGGTGCTTCGGCAACCGTTTTCGGAAGCCAAGGTTCCGCTACCTTTTTGAGTAGGTTTACTGCTATACTCGCCGCGGTTTTTTTCATTACCAGCCTGGGCTTAGCGTTCTTCGCTAAAGAAAAGGCTGAGGCGCTGAGCAAAGTAGGTCTGCCGGATCCGGCGGCTCTCGAAGTTCAGCCCGCCAAGCCGGCAGCTGATGATGTGCCGGTGCTCGAAGAGCAGAAGCCTGCCACCCAGTCGGGTGATGTGCCTCAGGCTCCAGAGCAGAAGTAA